GACGACCACAGTATCCGTCTGTGGGATGTGGCTACGGGAACCGAATTGAGACGAATCATTGGGCATTCAGGCTCTGTTTCTTCTGTAGATTTCTCGCCAGACGGGAATCGATTGGTTTCAGGGTCCGAGGACTCAACTGTTCGCATTTGGGATGTAGAAACAGGACAAGAATCTGGTCATCTAAACCATGGTTCCAGTGTTTCTTCTATAGATCTTTCGAGTGATGGTCAATATTTAGCATCAGCTGGTGGGAATGAGATCAAATTATGGGACTGGGATGCCGTAGGCACTATGGTGAAGGAGGAATTTCCAAGTACAGAAAGCTCATTGACCTATTATCCCAATCCCGCCGCTGCATTCGTTACCATTGAATATTCATTATTGAATGCGGGTCATGTACAACTTTCGGTGCATGACCTTCTTGGGCGTGAGGTCAAAACGGTGATAAATACGATTCAGGAGGCGGGTTCGCACAGATTTCAGATAACAACCGATCAGCTTCCGAGTGGAATGTACCTTCTGCAATTTATTTCAGGCGAGGTACACACTGCACACCCGTTGATTGTGCACCGATATTGGACAAATTAGGTTTGTATAGCCAAGGTTTCAGGATGATTGTTTCGTGGATTTCCAAGATCAGAGTAGAATAACTTGCTTGGGTACAGCAATGATAACTACTTCCCTTGGTTTATCCTCTGAAAAGGAAGATAGTGACCGGTCTAGTAACGCTAATTTTCTATGTATGTCCTATTGAGTCAAGTGCTTTTACTGAATTAGACAGAAGGCTCTCTTGCATATCGGTCCACGATGAGTTTTTCCGTGTTTTCTTTTATGAGACTCTTGTACTTGCATGATCAATTGTGGCTGTGGTTGCGTGATTTAATCGAGGCGGTAAAGCAGGCTACGATATTACTTCCAGACCACTGACGATTTATGAGAGAATTTCTTGACGAGAATTTTTTACTTCGCAATAACGCAGCGGAAATACTTTATCACGAGTACGCCGCAGAGATGCCGATTATTGATTATCACTGTCATTTGCCGGCAGAAGACATTGCGATAGACCGGAGATTTCCAAATCTAACGCATGCGTGGCTAGAGGGGGATCATTATAAGTGGCGTGCAATGCGCATGAATGGCGTTCATGAAGACTATTGCACTGGCCCTGCATCGGACTGGGAAAAATTTGATGCCTGGGCACGCACTGTCCCCTACACGATCATGAATCCACTGTATCACTGGACACATCTAGAATTACGGAGATATTTTGGGATTCAAACTCTATTGGAATCCTCGTCATCTGAAAAAATCTATGACCAATGCACAGAGCTCTTGCAAACCTCAGAGTACAGCTGTCGTGCATTATTGAATCGAATGAACGTACATGTTGTGTGCACGACCAACGATCCGACTGAGGATCTTTCTGCGCATGCTGTGATTGCTCAGCAGAGTCAGAGACCGGTGGTTGTACCTGGATTTCGGGCCGATAAGGCATCTCAGATTCGCGATCCACTAGTGTGGTGTGAGTATATCATTGCCCTCGGCGAGGTTGCAAATCTGAGTATCACTTCCCCAGAGGATCTATTGGAAGCATTGCAATTGAGGCACGATTTTTTTGCCGAAAACGGGTGCATGGTCAGCGATCATGGGGAGGAAGAGTTGTTTGCTGAAAACTATACATCTGCGGATATTCAGCGAATTTTCGACCGTACGCTGAAGCAAGTTCATCCGTCAGACTCAGAGATCGCTGTATTTAAGAGTTGGTTGCTGTACGAACTGGCAAAGATGGACCATGCGGCCGGATGGACCCAGCAATTCCACCTTTCTGCTTTGCGGAACAACAATTGCCGTGTTCCTCGGCCAGACAGCGGCTACGATTCGATTGGCGATTTTGCAATCGCGAAGGGTATTTCCCGCTTTCTAGACCGGCTTCACGCAACCGGTCAATTGGCCAGGACCATTCTATATTCGGTGAACCCAACTCACAACGAGGTTTTGGCCTCCATGTGTGGTAATTTCTGTGAA
The DNA window shown above is from Rhodothermaceae bacterium and carries:
- the uxaC gene encoding glucuronate isomerase, translating into MREFLDENFLLRNNAAEILYHEYAAEMPIIDYHCHLPAEDIAIDRRFPNLTHAWLEGDHYKWRAMRMNGVHEDYCTGPASDWEKFDAWARTVPYTIMNPLYHWTHLELRRYFGIQTLLESSSSEKIYDQCTELLQTSEYSCRALLNRMNVHVVCTTNDPTEDLSAHAVIAQQSQRPVVVPGFRADKASQIRDPLVWCEYIIALGEVANLSITSPEDLLEALQLRHDFFAENGCMVSDHGEEELFAENYTSADIQRIFDRTLKQVHPSDSEIAVFKSWLLYELAKMDHAAGWTQQFHLSALRNNNCRVPRPDSGYDSIGDFAIAKGISRFLDRLHATGQLARTILYSVNPTHNEVLASMCGNFCEHPIAGKIQFGTAWWFMDQIDGMERQLTAFANMGLLSHFVGMLTDSRSFLSFPRHEYFRRILCSMIGVQVHNGELPYDLPWLGKILQDICYNNARDFFRFPLPKEVKLNL